One segment of Campylobacter hominis ATCC BAA-381 DNA contains the following:
- the mtaB gene encoding tRNA (N(6)-L-threonylcarbamoyladenosine(37)-C(2))-methylthiotransferase MtaB, with amino-acid sequence MAQIARFGGEICKDENLADFVIINSCTVTNGADSDVRNFIYRMNRAGKKVIITGCAALNKGKEFFERGEIFGVFGMSNKNRIAEFLNKGERFCELGNLNFKENALLNDFKSHTKAFIKIQEGCDFNCSYCIIPSVRGKSRSVDENLIIEEVKKIIAGNHTEIVLTGTNIGSYGKDNGSSLGELLQKLGKISGLKRIRLGSIEPSQIDEKFREILDEPWLEKHLHIALQHTSQKMLTIMRRRNKALKDLKLFNELAERGFALGTDFIVAHPGETDEIWSEALTNFKKFPLTHLHAFIFSPRDGTHSAGLKIETNGIEAKKRLKTLQSIIRENNLKFRKSHYNNLFVLVERKNGEFYEGYDQFYNKIFIKSSHELNRKFLEIEKYEIGNEANFAEF; translated from the coding sequence ATGGCTCAAATAGCGCGTTTCGGCGGTGAAATTTGCAAAGATGAAAACTTGGCCGATTTTGTCATAATAAACTCATGCACTGTTACAAATGGCGCTGATAGCGATGTGAGAAATTTTATATATAGAATGAATAGAGCCGGTAAGAAAGTCATAATTACAGGTTGTGCCGCTTTAAATAAAGGCAAAGAATTTTTCGAACGTGGTGAGATATTCGGTGTTTTTGGAATGTCAAATAAAAACCGTATAGCAGAATTTTTAAATAAAGGCGAGCGTTTTTGTGAGCTTGGAAATTTAAATTTTAAAGAAAACGCGCTTTTAAATGATTTTAAAAGTCATACAAAAGCTTTTATAAAAATTCAGGAAGGTTGCGATTTTAATTGCAGTTATTGCATAATTCCAAGCGTACGCGGTAAATCACGCAGCGTAGATGAAAATTTAATCATTGAAGAAGTTAAAAAAATAATCGCCGGCAATCATACTGAAATAGTTTTGACAGGCACAAATATCGGCAGTTATGGCAAAGATAACGGTTCAAGTTTAGGCGAGCTTTTGCAAAAACTGGGCAAAATTTCCGGTTTAAAAAGAATTCGGCTTGGAAGTATTGAACCGTCTCAAATTGATGAAAAATTTCGTGAAATTTTAGATGAACCGTGGCTTGAAAAACATCTTCACATCGCACTTCAACACACTTCCCAAAAAATGCTTACAATAATGCGCCGAAGAAATAAAGCTTTAAAAGATTTAAAACTTTTTAATGAGCTTGCGGAACGCGGATTTGCTCTTGGAACGGATTTTATAGTTGCACATCCCGGTGAAACTGATGAAATTTGGAGCGAGGCTTTAACAAATTTTAAAAAATTTCCGCTAACGCATTTACACGCTTTTATTTTTTCACCAAGGGATGGCACACATTCGGCAGGTTTAAAAATCGAAACAAACGGAATTGAAGCTAAAAAACGACTTAAAACTTTGCAAAGTATCATTAGAGAAAATAATTTGAAATTTAGGAAAAGCCATTATAATAATCTTTTTGTGCTGGTTGAGCGCAAAAATGGGGAATTTTACGAAGGTTACGATCAGTTTTATAATAAAATTTTTATAAAAAGTTCGCATGAATTAAACAGGAAATTTTTGGAGATTGAAAAATATGAAATTGGAAACGAAGCAAATTTTGCAGAATTTTAA
- a CDS encoding mechanosensitive ion channel family protein — MRKILFFICFAIFAFGEGNFSVDEVDKNASEIIAGNLNRIIELNAKIKAIDENLKGNIWIIKYANFQNYQELTQNEIELEKKLKIAKTDEEKDNIKKQIKTISDQLALLSGYENMPFSSIITMPEVNEISRIHNPFAIITNFSNIKSLESSKSDQKDQLARLMGVIEKLKDKELALNEIAKIDPSEENQKNLYNIHYEIREFNSAYQIGTTTYSVFEKKIDEQIQILKRDIKTQVKRALNIAILIFATILIAFLLKFIAKKYIKNDDNFYLANKFINVINFTLIVLILIFSYIENMTYLVTILGFASAGLAIAMKDMFMSMLGWSVIIFGGTFRVGDRVRVEKDGVIYVGDIIDISVLRMTIYEDITYLSWKEHHRAGRIIFIPNNYIFTELIANYTHNSMKTVWDGIDITITFDSNHKKAMYIIKNIARKYSKGYTDIAKKQMGKLRSQYSIKNPNVEPRIFSFFEPYGIQISVWYMTNSYATLGLRSNISSEILESFRCEPDIKIAYPKQTLFFNEKIQGPVDIEKMTKEQLF; from the coding sequence ATGAGAAAAATTTTATTTTTTATATGTTTTGCAATTTTTGCATTCGGCGAAGGAAATTTCAGCGTAGATGAAGTGGATAAAAATGCAAGCGAAATAATTGCTGGAAATTTAAATAGAATAATTGAATTGAATGCCAAAATAAAAGCAATCGATGAAAATTTAAAAGGAAATATCTGGATTATAAAATATGCTAATTTCCAAAATTATCAAGAGCTGACGCAAAATGAAATTGAACTTGAAAAAAAGTTAAAAATCGCAAAAACGGATGAAGAAAAAGATAATATTAAAAAACAGATTAAAACGATAAGCGATCAGCTTGCACTTTTGAGCGGATATGAAAATATGCCGTTTTCAAGTATAATTACGATGCCTGAAGTAAATGAAATTTCAAGGATTCATAACCCTTTTGCGATCATCACTAATTTTTCAAATATAAAAAGTCTTGAAAGCAGTAAAAGCGATCAAAAAGATCAACTTGCGCGTCTTATGGGCGTGATAGAAAAATTAAAAGACAAAGAACTTGCGCTAAATGAGATTGCAAAAATTGATCCGAGCGAAGAAAATCAAAAGAATCTTTACAATATACACTATGAAATAAGAGAATTTAATTCGGCTTATCAAATAGGAACTACTACATATAGCGTTTTTGAGAAAAAAATAGATGAGCAAATTCAAATTTTAAAAAGAGATATAAAAACGCAGGTAAAACGTGCTTTAAATATTGCTATTTTGATATTTGCTACAATTCTAATCGCCTTTTTATTAAAATTTATCGCTAAAAAATATATCAAAAATGATGATAATTTTTACCTTGCAAACAAATTTATAAATGTAATTAATTTTACGCTGATTGTGCTTATTTTAATATTTTCGTATATAGAAAATATGACGTATCTTGTAACGATTTTGGGTTTTGCAAGCGCCGGTTTGGCGATTGCTATGAAAGATATGTTTATGAGTATGCTTGGTTGGTCCGTTATAATCTTCGGCGGCACTTTTAGAGTCGGGGATCGCGTAAGAGTTGAAAAAGACGGAGTTATTTATGTTGGCGATATTATAGATATTTCCGTGCTTCGTATGACGATTTATGAAGATATCACATATCTTTCATGGAAAGAGCATCACAGAGCCGGCAGAATTATATTTATACCGAATAATTATATTTTTACAGAGCTCATTGCAAATTATACGCACAATAGTATGAAAACAGTTTGGGACGGCATTGATATTACGATAACTTTTGACAGCAATCATAAAAAAGCGATGTACATAATAAAAAATATTGCGCGCAAATATTCGAAAGGCTACACCGATATAGCTAAAAAACAAATGGGAAAACTTAGAAGTCAATATAGCATAAAAAATCCGAATGTAGAGCCTAGAATTTTTAGTTTTTTTGAGCCTTACGGAATTCAAATTTCAGTTTGGTATATGACAAATTCTTACGCTACTTTAGGACTTAGAAGTAATATCTCAAGTGAAATTTTAGAAAGTTTCAGATGTGAACCTGATATCAAAATCGCATATCCAAAGCAAACTTTGTTTTTTAATGAAAAGATACAAGGACCTGTTGATATTGAAAAAATGACTAAAGAGCAACTATTTTGA
- the aroB gene encoding 3-dehydroquinate synthase produces MQVNVDLKENSYKVFIDEFKELTIKGNVAIITNPKVGGLWLEFLLKNLKCDKKFIISVPDGEEYKNLNTIEQILEQLFSSKCDRKTTLIALGGGVISDMTGFAASIFERGIDFINFPTTLLAQVDASVGGKTGVNNKFGKNLIGSFHQPKAVFCESEFLNTLPPREFSAGVAEAIKMAVMFDKKFFEFFENSTLKSSDEIAKMVQTCVKIKADVVVKDEKETGIRAVLNYGHTFAHVIERITDYKEFLHGEAVSIGINMANNLALRLGFLSKNEVFKISETLKKFNLPTTFKIPNADEFYELFFMDKKTQNSKIKFILANSIGEFKICTDIPKDVVIATLKDFE; encoded by the coding sequence ATGCAAGTAAATGTTGATTTGAAAGAAAATTCATACAAAGTTTTTATTGACGAATTTAAAGAGCTTACAATAAAAGGAAATGTGGCGATTATCACAAATCCGAAAGTAGGCGGACTTTGGCTTGAGTTTTTGCTTAAAAATCTAAAATGCGATAAAAAGTTTATCATTTCGGTTCCTGACGGCGAAGAGTATAAAAATTTAAATACGATAGAGCAAATTTTAGAGCAGCTTTTTTCATCAAAATGTGACAGAAAAACAACGTTAATCGCACTTGGCGGAGGCGTTATCAGTGATATGACCGGTTTTGCGGCAAGCATTTTTGAAAGAGGAATTGATTTTATAAATTTTCCGACAACTCTTTTAGCTCAAGTTGATGCGAGTGTAGGTGGGAAAACAGGCGTAAATAATAAATTCGGTAAAAATTTAATCGGCTCTTTTCATCAGCCGAAAGCTGTTTTTTGCGAAAGCGAATTTTTAAATACTCTGCCACCTAGAGAATTTTCAGCAGGAGTTGCGGAAGCCATAAAAATGGCTGTGATGTTTGATAAAAAATTTTTTGAGTTTTTTGAAAATTCCACTTTGAAAAGTTCCGATGAAATTGCCAAAATGGTGCAAACTTGTGTAAAAATCAAAGCGGATGTTGTGGTAAAAGATGAAAAAGAAACCGGAATTAGGGCTGTGTTAAACTACGGACATACTTTCGCCCATGTAATTGAAAGAATTACAGATTATAAAGAATTTTTGCATGGCGAGGCCGTATCGATCGGCATAAATATGGCAAACAATTTAGCTTTGCGTCTCGGATTTTTAAGTAAAAATGAAGTTTTTAAAATTTCAGAAACTCTTAAAAAATTTAATCTTCCTACAACATTTAAAATTCCGAATGCGGACGAATTTTACGAACTGTTTTTTATGGATAAAAAAACGCAAAATTCAAAAATAAAATTTATTTTAGCCAATTCCATAGGAGAATTTAAAATTTGCACTGATATTCCAAAAGATGTCGTTATAGCTACATTGAAAGACTTTGAATGA
- a CDS encoding potassium transporter TrkA produces MKEILIIADGNLAKNFLKRVFKLKNIIHKYSVIAENEESLPSEIVESDMFEIHYFDATSREKLRIVLDNKKFDQCIIIDDNEFDTRVIYENLKALAPKLELYLVDRHGTFSNSENKKDNHLKIINTLSITSSRLIGFLPDSPVFADNIGLGKGEIMEVKIPVASSFSYKKVGLLTSAKYSIPIIYRHSNYIVTNYNTTILPNDTILVVGEASALRGVYSAIKEENGQFPSPFGVNIASFIDMNELNDEQISRIIDVCEKLNTTLKSHKFFIKVINPTIGESLNRLKSLNNDVCEIIFDYNNKKFTNFKELIENHKIGLIVATNDFFENFKSKMYEFNLPVLSIGEYDISEISRAMIVTNGENVTEEASVVFDVASQLNLDVYLYFFNQNLRKGDESFINNYKNLANLFKNDLHIINKLDKNPILALENEERFFQFIPFSEKILHRSLASNFAKDLDLMYYKLRNNYQLFIPVDFHYENS; encoded by the coding sequence ATGAAAGAAATTTTAATAATAGCCGATGGAAATTTGGCTAAAAATTTTTTAAAACGAGTTTTTAAATTAAAAAATATAATTCATAAATACAGCGTAATTGCTGAAAATGAAGAGAGTTTGCCATCCGAAATAGTAGAAAGCGATATGTTTGAAATTCATTATTTTGATGCTACAAGTCGCGAAAAACTTCGGATAGTGCTCGATAATAAAAAATTCGATCAATGTATAATAATAGATGACAATGAATTTGATACGCGCGTAATTTATGAAAATTTAAAAGCTTTGGCACCGAAACTTGAACTTTATCTGGTTGATAGACATGGAACTTTTTCAAATTCGGAAAACAAAAAAGACAATCACTTGAAAATTATAAATACGCTTTCAATCACATCGTCAAGATTGATAGGATTTTTACCTGATAGTCCTGTATTTGCCGATAATATCGGGCTTGGAAAAGGCGAAATAATGGAAGTGAAAATTCCGGTTGCAAGCAGTTTCTCATATAAAAAAGTCGGTCTTTTAACCAGCGCAAAGTATTCCATACCGATAATTTATCGTCATAGCAATTATATAGTTACAAATTACAATACAACAATTTTACCGAATGATACAATATTGGTCGTCGGCGAAGCAAGCGCTCTTAGAGGCGTTTATAGCGCGATAAAAGAAGAAAACGGACAATTTCCGTCGCCTTTTGGTGTAAATATAGCTTCATTTATTGATATGAATGAGCTTAATGACGAGCAAATTTCGCGTATTATTGACGTTTGTGAAAAACTGAACACTACGCTGAAGAGCCATAAATTTTTCATAAAGGTTATAAATCCTACGATAGGCGAAAGTTTAAATCGTCTAAAAAGTCTTAATAACGATGTTTGCGAGATTATTTTTGATTATAATAATAAAAAATTTACAAATTTTAAAGAGTTGATAGAAAATCATAAAATCGGTTTAATCGTAGCTACAAATGACTTTTTTGAAAATTTTAAAAGTAAAATGTATGAGTTTAATTTGCCTGTTTTAAGTATCGGCGAATACGATATCAGCGAAATTTCAAGAGCTATGATTGTAACAAACGGAGAAAATGTCACCGAAGAGGCAAGTGTTGTTTTTGATGTTGCAAGTCAGCTTAATTTGGATGTTTATCTGTATTTTTTCAATCAAAATTTAAGAAAAGGCGACGAAAGTTTTATAAACAATTATAAAAATCTTGCAAATCTTTTTAAAAATGATTTGCATATTATAAATAAATTGGATAAAAATCCGATTTTGGCGCTTGAAAATGAAGAACGCTTTTTTCAATTTATTCCTTTCAGTGAAAAAATTTTGCATAGAAGTCTGGCTTCAAATTTTGCTAAAGATCTTGATTTAATGTATTATAAGTTAAGAAATAATTATCAGCTTTTTATTCCTGTGGATTTTCATTATGAAAACTCTTGA
- a CDS encoding peptidylprolyl isomerase yields MRKFLISTLSLVAAISLNADVLATAGDIKITDEDITPFLEQNHMNGIDINDEQKKALLENLIKYKLLVKEAKNSGVENELEYKKRLDIAADGIAFGLWQDNEFKKVNVSDDEAKKFYEENNASFVIPEQISASHILVKEEKEAKNIISKLSKLKGEKLSKEFAKIASEKSIDNGTKQNGGALGFFQKGQMVEPFEKAVFGLKKGELTKQPVKTQFGYHIILKTDEKKASTLPFESVKNAIINNIKGQKFQKQIDEKAEALYKAANVQFTDTNATK; encoded by the coding sequence ATGAGAAAATTTTTAATCTCTACATTATCTTTGGTGGCTGCAATAAGCCTAAATGCCGATGTTTTAGCAACAGCCGGCGATATAAAAATTACAGATGAAGACATAACTCCGTTTCTAGAACAAAACCATATGAACGGTATAGATATAAATGATGAGCAAAAAAAAGCTCTATTAGAAAATTTAATAAAATACAAATTGCTTGTAAAAGAAGCGAAAAACAGTGGCGTAGAAAATGAACTTGAATACAAAAAACGACTTGATATTGCAGCTGATGGAATAGCTTTCGGTCTTTGGCAAGATAATGAATTTAAAAAAGTGAATGTAAGCGACGATGAAGCTAAAAAATTTTATGAAGAAAATAATGCAAGCTTTGTAATTCCTGAGCAAATCAGCGCTTCGCATATTTTAGTAAAAGAAGAAAAAGAAGCTAAAAATATTATCTCGAAACTAAGTAAATTAAAAGGCGAAAAATTAAGCAAAGAATTCGCTAAAATTGCATCCGAAAAATCTATAGATAATGGAACAAAACAAAACGGCGGCGCGCTTGGATTTTTCCAAAAAGGTCAAATGGTAGAACCTTTTGAAAAAGCCGTATTCGGACTTAAAAAAGGCGAACTTACAAAACAACCTGTTAAGACACAATTCGGTTATCACATAATTTTAAAAACAGACGAGAAAAAAGCTTCTACATTGCCGTTTGAAAGCGTTAAAAATGCTATTATAAATAACATCAAAGGTCAAAAATTTCAAAAACAAATTGATGAAAAAGCCGAAGCGCTTTATAAAGCTGCAAATGTGCAATTTACAGACACAAATGCTACAAAATAA
- a CDS encoding DedA family protein: MISDFIDFIISSVSEWGYIGIFLMMFLESSFVPFPSEVAMIPAGYLVYKGEMNFILSGVLGSVAGAIFNYYLCCFFGREFIKKYGNFIGVTNEKFIKFQAFFDKYGEISIFNSRLIPGIRQYISLPAGLAKMNINKFIFYTALGSAIWILVLMCLGYFIGENETVIKEQLHIITIITLFCVAVITFVYIKFHKKS, from the coding sequence ATGATTTCAGATTTTATTGATTTTATTATTTCGTCAGTCTCGGAATGGGGCTATATCGGTATTTTTTTAATGATGTTTTTAGAAAGCAGTTTTGTTCCATTTCCTAGTGAAGTAGCAATGATTCCTGCCGGTTATTTGGTTTATAAAGGCGAAATGAATTTTATATTATCAGGCGTGCTTGGAAGTGTAGCAGGAGCGATTTTTAATTACTATTTATGCTGTTTTTTCGGACGCGAGTTTATCAAAAAATATGGAAATTTTATAGGCGTTACGAATGAAAAATTTATAAAATTTCAAGCATTTTTTGATAAATATGGCGAAATTTCAATTTTTAATTCCCGTTTGATTCCAGGAATCCGTCAATATATAAGCTTGCCGGCCGGTTTAGCAAAAATGAATATAAATAAATTTATTTTCTACACTGCGCTTGGTTCAGCTATTTGGATTTTAGTGCTGATGTGTCTTGGATATTTTATCGGTGAAAATGAAACTGTTATCAAAGAGCAACTTCATATAATTACGATTATTACGCTATTTTGCGTCGCCGTGATTACATTTGTTTATATAAAATTTCATAAAAAATCCTGA
- a CDS encoding metallophosphoesterase family protein, translated as MIILHISDIHYDKALLSEIKNRNYDVLCISGDLLAEPGCTPINVQINEIISILKKVKKPLFIASGNHDLDGKWLRKIKKAHLGGENEKIKNIKIGVVNFGCDDFSKFKKCDVLVTHVPPFGSKTAICSQSGNDLGDKILAKAIKKGQISPRYILCGHIHNPMTNYEIFEKINILNASCKAYDIDIQDFL; from the coding sequence ATGATTATTTTGCATATCAGTGATATTCATTACGACAAAGCTCTTTTGTCGGAAATAAAAAATAGAAACTATGACGTGCTTTGTATAAGCGGTGATTTACTTGCAGAACCTGGTTGTACTCCGATTAATGTTCAAATAAATGAAATAATTTCAATTTTAAAAAAGGTAAAAAAACCGCTGTTTATAGCAAGCGGAAATCACGATTTGGACGGCAAATGGCTTAGAAAAATAAAAAAGGCGCATCTTGGCGGAGAAAATGAAAAAATAAAAAATATAAAAATCGGCGTAGTAAATTTCGGCTGCGACGATTTTTCAAAATTTAAAAAATGTGATGTACTTGTAACTCACGTTCCACCGTTCGGTTCAAAAACTGCGATTTGTTCTCAAAGTGGAAATGATCTTGGCGATAAAATTCTTGCAAAAGCGATAAAAAAAGGTCAAATTTCGCCACGTTATATACTTTGCGGGCATATTCATAATCCTATGACAAATTACGAAATATTTGAAAAAATAAATATTTTAAATGCTTCCTGTAAGGCTTATGATATAGATATTCAGGATTTTTTATGA